The following are from one region of the Dreissena polymorpha isolate Duluth1 chromosome 2, UMN_Dpol_1.0, whole genome shotgun sequence genome:
- the LOC127866502 gene encoding alanine racemase-like, with amino-acid sequence MFLCPSVPEHESGTVGRVVIKVDSGMSRNGCQPGDLSEIVEFCENNKIPVHSIMTHFAQSWDDPVFTKAQLDTFMEVAKPYRNRGIKIHAANSGAIVNQIGVDLDYVRPGISMYGQAPDTSELGVSATMRLGLLPAISWYALANKVTRLAKGRVVGYDQTYKCTHEETIAVIPIGYADGYLRSHSSACVRTLDGTLCPVVGRVSMDAITIRLPAEAISCREFCLMPSDFNENNSSVAFARYQNTIPYEVCTNLSRRMPRLYVEDGSVMSATNI; translated from the exons ATGTTTCTTTGTCCGTCTGTGCCCGAGCACGAAAGTGGAACAGTGGGTCGCGTTGTGATCAAGGTGGACTCGGGCATGTCCCGGAACGGCTGTCAGCCCGGGGATCTCTCCGAAATCGTCGAG TTTTGCGAGAACAACAAGATACCTGTCCACAGTATCATGACCCACTTCGCTCAGTCCTGGGACGACCCTGTCTTCACCAAGGCGCAGCTAGACACGTTCATGGAGGTCGCGAAACCCTACAG GAATCGTGGCATCAAAATACACGCGGCTAACTCCGGGGCCATAGTAAATCAGATAGGCGTGGACTTGGACTACGTACGACCCGGTATCTCCATGTATGGCCAGGCGCCAG ATACCAGTGAGCTGGGTGTGAGCGCTACTATGCGGCTGGGACTTCTGCCCGCTATCAGCTGGTACGCCCTGGCTAATAAAGTCACCCGCCTCGCTAAAGGCAGAGTGGTCGGCTACGACCAGACATACAA GTGCACCCATGAGGAAACTATAGCTGTGATCCCCATCGGGTATGCCGACGGTTATCTCCGATCTCATAGTAGCGCATGCGTACGCACATTGGATG GAACGCTTTGTCCCGTTGTGGGCCGTGTTTCTATGGACGCCATTACAATCCGATTACCGGCGGAGGCCATTTCGTGCCGGGAGTTCTGCCTGATGCCCAGTGACTTCAACGAGAACAACTCGAGCGTGGCGTTCGCCAGGTACCAGAACACCATTCCGTACGAAGTTTGCACAAACCTATCTAGGCGCATGCCCAGACTGTATGTCGAGGACGGATCGGTCATGTCTGCAACGAACATTTAA
- the LOC127866504 gene encoding alanine racemase 1-like: MEFRKSTTMEQVKDVCKDAFERSNFRLARRPAYLRVDLDVLLNNLKILKGLLNQHTEIIAVVKANAYGHGAPQVARFLEKHGISHFAVATALEGEELRTAGVHCNIQIFGNASEDEIPPMFENRLIPTAADIHFLSQWLRYWRERQRNTLGVEVWR; this comes from the exons ATGGAATTCAG GAAATCGACCACAATGGAGCAAGTGAAAGACGTCTGCAAAGACGCGTTCGAGCGCTCGAACTTCCGGCTTGCAAGGCGGCCGGCGTACCTAAGGGTTGATCTTGACGTGTTACTGAACAACTTGAAGATTCTCAAGGGACTCCTGAACCAGCACACCG AGATCATTGCCGTGGTGAAGGCAAATGCGTACGGACATGGTGCGCCGCAGGTTGCTCGCTTCCTGGAGAAGCACGGAATCTCACACTTCGCGGTCGCCACCGCGCTGGAGGGGGAGGAACTGCGCACCGCCGGCGTCCACTGCAACATACAGATATTTG GAAACGCGTCCGAGGACGAGATTCCTCCGATGTTCGAGAACCGGCTTATCCCAACGGCGGCAGATATCCACTTCCTGTCACAGTGGCTGCGGTACTGGCGGGAGCGGCAGAGGAACACTCTGGGGGTGGAGGTATGGCGGTAG